One genomic segment of Paraburkholderia caffeinilytica includes these proteins:
- a CDS encoding LysR family transcriptional regulator translates to MNVTLRQLRVFIEVARLQSFSRAGDEIGLTQSAVSRCVRELEGEIGLKLIDRTTREVQLTDVGGNLVSSVSRLLTDLDDALREIREIGEQRRGRVVVAASPTVACRLMPGVVAACGRQFPYIALGLRDDVQSDVVRKVKSGEVDFGVVIGPFSADDLLSESLMTDSFCVVSRDDHPLAARKQVAWTELEGEQLVMLDYASGSRPIIDAVMQEHGVSATVVQELGHSATVFGLVEAGVGVSVLPWLALPLPAGASLVARPLVPRAERTVELVRRRDRSLSPAAEAVWSLIRQLPARAEDLT, encoded by the coding sequence ATGAATGTGACGCTGCGTCAGCTAAGGGTTTTCATTGAGGTCGCCCGTTTGCAGAGCTTCAGCCGGGCCGGCGATGAAATCGGCCTGACGCAATCGGCGGTGAGTCGTTGCGTACGCGAACTGGAGGGGGAGATCGGTCTGAAGCTGATCGATCGGACCACGCGCGAGGTGCAGCTCACGGATGTCGGCGGCAACCTGGTATCGAGCGTGTCGCGCCTGCTGACGGATCTGGACGACGCCTTGCGCGAGATCCGCGAAATCGGCGAGCAGCGCCGCGGACGGGTGGTGGTGGCCGCGAGCCCGACGGTGGCCTGCCGCTTGATGCCCGGCGTGGTAGCGGCCTGCGGACGCCAGTTTCCCTACATCGCATTGGGTCTGCGCGACGACGTGCAGAGCGACGTGGTGCGCAAGGTGAAGTCGGGCGAAGTCGATTTCGGCGTAGTCATCGGCCCGTTTTCCGCCGACGACCTGCTGAGCGAGTCGCTGATGACCGATTCCTTTTGCGTCGTTTCGCGCGACGATCACCCTTTGGCGGCGCGGAAGCAGGTGGCATGGACGGAGCTCGAAGGCGAGCAGCTCGTCATGCTCGATTACGCGTCAGGCAGCCGGCCGATCATCGACGCCGTGATGCAGGAGCACGGAGTGAGCGCGACCGTGGTGCAGGAGCTGGGGCATTCCGCGACCGTTTTTGGGTTGGTCGAGGCGGGCGTGGGCGTGAGCGTGCTGCCCTGGCTGGCATTGCCGCTGCCGGCAGGCGCCTCGCTGGTGGCGCGGCCGCTCGTGCCGCGCGCCGAGCGCACCGTCGAACTGGTCCGGCGGCGCGACCGCTCGCTGTCGCCCGCGGCGGAAGCGGTGTGGAGCCTGATTCGTCAATTGCCGGCGCGGGCTGAGGATCTGACGTGA
- the nusA gene encoding transcription termination factor NusA produces the protein MSREVLMLVDALAREKNVDKDVVFAALEAALASASKKLFEEDADIRVQIDRESGEHETFRRWKVVPDEAGLQEPDQEILLFEAREQKPEIQLDEYIEEPVPSIEFGRIGAQAAKQVILQKVRDAEREQILNDFLERGEHIMTGSVKRLDKGNFIVETGRVEALLRRDQLIPKENLRVGDRVRAYIAKVDRTARGPQIELSRTAPEFLMKLFEMEVPEIEQGLLEIKAAARDPGVRAKIGVVAYDKRIDPIGTCVGIRGSRVQAVRNELGGENVDIVLWSEDPAQFVIGALAPAAVQSIVVDEEKHSMDVVVDENELAVAIGRSGQNVRLASELTGWQINIMTPDESAQKQNQERGVLRDLFMARLDVDEEVADILIDEGFTSLEEIAYVPLNEMLEIEAFDEDTVHELRNRSRDALLTLAIANEEKVENVALDLKSLDGMDADLLAKLAEHQIQTRDELAELAVDELVEMTGMEEDAAKALIMKAREHWFQ, from the coding sequence ATGAGTCGCGAAGTGTTGATGCTGGTGGATGCGCTGGCACGCGAGAAGAACGTCGATAAAGACGTGGTATTTGCCGCGCTCGAGGCGGCCCTCGCTTCGGCCTCCAAGAAACTCTTCGAAGAAGACGCGGACATCCGCGTCCAGATCGACCGTGAAAGCGGCGAGCACGAAACGTTTCGCCGCTGGAAAGTGGTGCCGGACGAAGCCGGCCTGCAGGAGCCGGACCAGGAAATCCTGCTGTTCGAGGCACGCGAACAGAAGCCGGAGATTCAACTCGACGAATACATCGAAGAACCGGTGCCGTCGATCGAATTCGGCCGTATCGGCGCGCAGGCTGCCAAGCAGGTGATCCTGCAGAAGGTGCGCGACGCGGAACGCGAGCAGATCCTGAACGATTTCCTCGAGCGCGGCGAGCACATCATGACCGGCTCGGTGAAGCGCCTGGACAAGGGCAACTTCATCGTCGAAACCGGCCGTGTCGAGGCGCTGCTGCGTCGCGACCAGCTGATTCCGAAGGAAAACCTGCGCGTGGGTGACCGCGTGCGCGCCTATATCGCCAAGGTCGATCGCACCGCTCGCGGTCCGCAGATCGAACTGTCGCGTACGGCGCCCGAATTCCTGATGAAGCTGTTCGAAATGGAAGTGCCGGAAATCGAACAGGGCCTGCTGGAAATCAAGGCGGCCGCCCGCGACCCGGGCGTGCGCGCCAAGATCGGCGTGGTCGCTTACGACAAGCGCATCGACCCGATCGGCACCTGCGTCGGGATCCGTGGTTCGCGGGTACAGGCAGTGCGCAACGAGCTCGGTGGCGAAAACGTCGACATCGTGCTATGGTCGGAAGATCCCGCACAGTTTGTGATCGGCGCGCTCGCGCCGGCAGCCGTCCAGTCGATCGTCGTCGATGAAGAAAAGCATTCGATGGACGTCGTCGTAGACGAAAACGAACTGGCGGTCGCGATCGGCCGCAGCGGCCAGAACGTGCGTCTTGCCAGCGAACTCACCGGCTGGCAGATCAACATCATGACGCCGGACGAATCTGCGCAAAAGCAGAATCAGGAACGCGGTGTACTGCGCGACCTGTTCATGGCGCGTCTCGATGTCGACGAGGAAGTGGCCGACATCCTGATCGACGAAGGCTTTACGAGCCTCGAAGAGATTGCCTATGTGCCGCTCAACGAGATGCTCGAGATCGAAGCATTCGACGAAGACACCGTTCACGAACTGCGTAATCGCTCGCGCGATGCGTTGTTGACGTTGGCGATCGCGAATGAAGAAAAGGTCGAGAATGTTGCCCTCGACCTGAAGAGCCTGGACGGCATGGATGCCGACCTGCTCGCCAAGCTTGCCGAACATCAGATCCAGACGCGCGACGAACTCGCCGAGCTGGCTGTGGATGAACTGGTCGAGATGACCGGAATGGAAGAGGATGCCGCTAAGGCGTTGATCATGAAAGCACGTGAACACTGGTTCCAGTGA
- the rimP gene encoding ribosome maturation factor RimP has translation MQLTELIETTVVGLGYELVDLERTGRGMLCIYIDQPAGIAIEDCEKVTRQLQHVLTVENIDYERLEVSSPGLDRPLKKLADFERFAGSEVVITLKKPLDGRKSYRGILHAPQGETIGLEFEGKEGAAMLDFTVADIDKARLIPKVDFRSRKQ, from the coding sequence GTGCAACTGACGGAACTGATTGAAACCACGGTCGTGGGACTCGGCTACGAGCTCGTCGATCTCGAGCGCACCGGGCGCGGCATGTTGTGTATTTATATCGACCAGCCGGCCGGCATCGCGATCGAAGACTGCGAGAAAGTCACGCGTCAGCTCCAGCACGTTCTGACGGTCGAAAATATCGATTACGAGCGGCTTGAAGTGTCGTCGCCGGGTCTCGACCGCCCGCTGAAAAAACTGGCGGATTTTGAACGCTTCGCAGGCAGCGAAGTGGTAATCACATTGAAAAAGCCATTGGACGGACGGAAATCGTACCGGGGCATTCTGCATGCTCCGCAAGGCGAGACGATCGGTCTGGAATTTGAAGGGAAGGAAGGCGCCGCGATGCTCGATTTCACCGTCGCGGATATCGATAAGGCACGCCTCATTCCGAAAGTTGACTTTAGGAGCCGCAAACAATGA
- the rbfA gene encoding 30S ribosome-binding factor RbfA, producing MPKKRSSPNRNVQIADQIQRDLSELLREVKDPRIGLVTIQSVELTPDYAHAKVYFTTLTGDPQQTLEALTHAAGHLHNQLFKRLHIHTVPTLHFHYDQTIERAVEMSRLIDEANANRAKED from the coding sequence ATGCCTAAAAAACGTTCTTCTCCCAATCGCAACGTGCAGATCGCCGATCAGATCCAGCGCGATCTGTCCGAGTTGCTGCGCGAGGTCAAGGATCCGCGCATCGGCCTTGTCACGATTCAAAGCGTCGAGCTGACGCCCGACTACGCGCACGCGAAGGTCTACTTCACGACGTTGACCGGCGACCCGCAACAGACGCTCGAAGCGCTCACGCATGCGGCCGGCCATCTGCACAATCAGCTGTTCAAGCGCCTGCACATCCATACCGTGCCGACGCTGCATTTCCACTACGACCAGACGATCGAACGGGCCGTTGAAATGTCCCGTCTGATCGACGAGGCGAACGCCAATCGCGCGAAAGAAGACTGA
- the infB gene encoding translation initiation factor IF-2, with product MASNNVAQFAAELKMPAGVLLEQLQAAGVTKASEDDSLSETDKARLLDHLRKSHGSTDADKRKITLTKRHTSEIKQSDATGKARTIQVEVRKKRTFVRRDESAAEGGDASNHVAEADVDDLELQRREEEARHEAELLEKQAQELKARQEQLEREEAERQAREQAAEAERRRAEEEAAKKRAAAAAEAAAREQAQAAKPAQAAQPAAKAEPVAAKAAEPAVAKESEQDDERAAAERAAQREAAKKAEDAARQAAEKTRAEQEEVSKRRAKAEAEARAIREMMNTPRKAQVKAPEPAPKPAEPAKPVEAKGTLHKPARPAGEAPARPAAKKPAAAAPAATTTPSAGDKKKPGGGKGGWQDDAAKRRGIKTRGDTSGGVDRGWRGGPKGRGKHQDQNTTFQAPTEPIVREVHVPETITVADLAHKMAVKASEVIKSMMKLGQMVTINQMLDQETAMIIVEELGHHAVAAKLDDPEAMLVEGEITDAEALPRPPVVTVMGHVDHGKTSLLDYIRRAKVAAGEAGGITQHIGAYHVETPRGVITFLDTPGHEAFTAMRARGAKATDIVILVVAADDGVMPQTKEAIAHAKAGGVPLVVAINKIDKPDANPERVKQELVAEGVVPEEYGGDSPFVSVSAKTGAGIDDLLENVLLQAEVLELKAPVEAPAKGLVIEAKLDKGKGPVATILVQSGTLNRGDVVLAGSAYGRVRAMLDETGKPTKSAGPSIPVEIQGLSEVPQAGEEMIVMPDDRKAREVALFRQGKFRDVKLAKQQAAKLENMLEQMGEGEVAYMPLIVKADVQGSQEALVQSLLKLSTDEVRVQIVHGAVGGISESDVNLATASKAVIIGFNTRADAQARKLAETNGVDIRYYNIIYDAVDEVKAAMSGMLAPEKREVVTGTVEVRQVFKVPKIGAVAGCMVTDGFVKRSSSVRVLRNNVVIFTGELDSLKRFKDDVKEVRQGFECGMSIKNFNDIVEGDQFEVFEVTEVARTL from the coding sequence ATGGCGAGTAACAACGTAGCCCAATTTGCCGCGGAACTGAAAATGCCTGCAGGCGTGCTGCTCGAGCAGCTGCAGGCGGCGGGCGTCACCAAAGCGAGCGAAGACGACAGCTTGTCCGAAACGGACAAGGCGCGTCTGCTCGACCACTTGCGCAAGTCTCACGGCTCGACTGATGCGGACAAGCGCAAGATCACGCTGACGAAACGGCATACGTCGGAGATCAAGCAATCCGACGCGACGGGCAAAGCTCGCACCATTCAGGTCGAGGTGCGCAAGAAGCGCACTTTCGTCCGCCGCGACGAATCCGCCGCAGAAGGCGGCGATGCATCGAATCATGTGGCCGAGGCCGACGTCGACGATCTGGAACTCCAGCGCCGTGAAGAGGAAGCGCGTCATGAAGCCGAGCTGCTCGAGAAGCAGGCTCAGGAGTTGAAGGCGCGTCAGGAACAACTCGAACGCGAAGAAGCCGAACGTCAGGCGCGCGAACAGGCTGCCGAAGCCGAGCGCCGTCGTGCGGAAGAAGAAGCGGCGAAAAAGCGCGCGGCGGCTGCGGCCGAGGCGGCTGCTCGCGAACAGGCTCAGGCTGCGAAGCCGGCGCAGGCTGCCCAGCCGGCGGCGAAAGCCGAACCGGTCGCGGCCAAGGCTGCGGAACCGGCGGTCGCCAAAGAAAGCGAGCAGGACGACGAGCGTGCAGCGGCAGAACGCGCGGCACAACGCGAAGCAGCGAAGAAAGCGGAAGACGCAGCGCGTCAGGCCGCCGAGAAAACGCGCGCCGAGCAGGAAGAGGTCAGCAAGCGCCGCGCAAAGGCAGAAGCCGAAGCACGTGCGATTCGCGAAATGATGAACACGCCGCGCAAGGCGCAGGTCAAGGCGCCGGAACCGGCACCGAAGCCCGCTGAGCCGGCCAAGCCCGTGGAAGCCAAGGGCACGCTGCACAAGCCGGCGCGCCCGGCAGGTGAAGCACCGGCACGTCCGGCCGCCAAGAAGCCGGCTGCAGCGGCTCCGGCTGCAACGACCACGCCGTCGGCCGGCGACAAGAAGAAGCCGGGTGGTGGCAAGGGCGGCTGGCAGGACGACGCCGCGAAGCGCCGCGGTATCAAGACGCGTGGCGACACGAGCGGCGGCGTCGATCGCGGCTGGCGCGGCGGCCCGAAGGGTCGCGGCAAGCATCAGGATCAGAACACCACGTTCCAGGCGCCGACCGAACCGATCGTGCGTGAAGTGCATGTGCCGGAAACCATCACGGTCGCCGATCTGGCGCACAAGATGGCGGTGAAGGCGTCGGAAGTCATCAAGTCGATGATGAAGCTCGGCCAGATGGTCACGATCAACCAGATGCTGGACCAGGAAACGGCGATGATCATCGTCGAGGAACTGGGCCACCACGCGGTCGCGGCCAAGCTGGACGATCCGGAAGCGATGCTGGTCGAAGGCGAAATCACGGACGCAGAAGCACTGCCGCGTCCGCCGGTCGTCACGGTCATGGGTCACGTCGACCACGGCAAGACCTCGCTGCTCGACTACATCCGCCGCGCCAAGGTTGCAGCGGGTGAAGCGGGCGGGATTACGCAGCACATCGGCGCTTATCACGTCGAAACGCCGCGCGGCGTCATCACGTTCCTCGATACGCCGGGCCACGAAGCATTTACGGCCATGCGTGCTCGCGGCGCGAAGGCAACCGACATCGTGATTCTGGTGGTCGCAGCCGACGACGGCGTGATGCCGCAAACGAAGGAAGCCATTGCCCACGCGAAGGCAGGCGGCGTGCCCCTCGTCGTCGCGATCAACAAGATCGACAAGCCGGATGCGAATCCGGAGCGCGTCAAGCAGGAACTCGTCGCGGAAGGCGTCGTGCCGGAAGAATACGGTGGCGATTCGCCGTTCGTGTCGGTGTCGGCCAAAACCGGCGCGGGCATCGACGACCTGCTCGAAAACGTGCTGTTGCAAGCCGAAGTGCTGGAACTGAAGGCACCGGTCGAAGCGCCGGCCAAGGGTCTCGTCATTGAAGCGAAGCTCGATAAGGGTAAGGGTCCGGTCGCAACGATCCTGGTCCAGTCGGGTACGCTGAACCGCGGCGACGTGGTGCTGGCAGGTAGCGCTTACGGTCGCGTGCGAGCCATGCTCGACGAAACCGGCAAGCCGACCAAGTCGGCAGGCCCGTCGATCCCGGTCGAGATTCAAGGTCTGTCGGAAGTGCCGCAAGCAGGCGAAGAGATGATCGTCATGCCGGACGACCGCAAGGCGCGTGAAGTCGCGTTGTTCCGTCAAGGCAAGTTCCGCGACGTCAAGCTGGCCAAGCAACAGGCTGCGAAGCTCGAGAACATGCTGGAACAGATGGGCGAAGGCGAAGTGGCGTACATGCCGCTTATCGTCAAGGCCGACGTGCAAGGTTCGCAGGAAGCACTGGTGCAATCGCTGCTCAAGCTGTCGACCGACGAAGTCCGCGTGCAGATCGTGCACGGTGCAGTCGGCGGCATCAGCGAGTCGGACGTCAACCTGGCTACGGCTTCGAAGGCGGTCATCATCGGCTTCAACACCCGTGCGGATGCACAGGCGCGCAAGCTGGCGGAAACCAACGGCGTCGATATTCGCTACTACAACATCATCTATGACGCAGTGGATGAAGTGAAGGCTGCGATGTCCGGCATGCTGGCACCGGAGAAGCGCGAAGTCGTGACGGGTACGGTCGAAGTGCGTCAGGTCTTCAAGGTACCGAAGATCGGCGCGGTGGCCGGCTGCATGGTCACGGACGGTTTCGTCAAGCGCTCGTCGTCGGTGCGCGTGCTGCGCAACAACGTCGTCATCTTCACGGGCGAACTCGATTCGCTCAAGCGCTTCAAGGACGACGTCAAGGAAGTCCGTCAGGGCTTCGAGTGCGGTATGTCGATCAAGAACTTCAACGATATCGTCGAAGGCGATCAGTTCGAAGTCTTCGAGGTGACTGAAGTCGCGCGTACGCTGTAA
- the rluB gene encoding 23S rRNA pseudouridine(2605) synthase RluB, translating to MTHTHDTDSSESERAVPSARADEARTTQASAGEGERPAQASEADGEDRPRRGLRRGPRSLIARRRAGAKAKGTEGTPAQAAPVVTETPPDGEVVAQVRMPRKEGGAKGQGPRRNAGGAKREGGQREGAPREGGPREGQREGGRGERQPREGSQRQNRRGGAAPAAAATEASPDDLFSYVTSPAFDADNSATGGVRAPMLRRGKPAAPKRVLAADDDAPKLHKVLAEAGMGSRRDMEELIVAGRVSVNGEPAHIGQRIMPTDQVRINGKPVKRKLASKPPRVLLYHKPTGEIVSHADPEGRPSVFDKLPPMKTAKWLAVGRLDFNTEGLLMLTTSGDLANRFMHPRYSVEREYAVRVVGELAEGMRQKLLHGVELEDGPANFLRIRDGGGEGTNHWYHVALAEGRNREVRRMFEAAGLMVSRLIRTRHGPISLPKGLKRGRWEELEDNQVRALMASVGLKAPTEEKGGRREAPERKQPDPMQTSMGFISREPVLMSHGRFDQQQPRGQGRRGAAGGGFGGGAGGGAGSGFGGGYGNRGAGRSAGGFSGPMGGGAAGPRGGRDVDGNRAPSGNGNRAAGGGKRAGGPGGNPGGGRGPAGNRGGNANRAGGGNANAGGANRGGGAPRGRSRGR from the coding sequence TTGACACATACCCACGACACCGATTCGTCCGAATCCGAGCGCGCCGTGCCGTCGGCGCGCGCCGACGAAGCGCGCACCACGCAAGCGTCGGCAGGCGAGGGCGAGCGCCCGGCGCAAGCTTCGGAAGCAGACGGTGAAGACCGTCCGCGCCGCGGCCTGCGCCGCGGACCGCGCAGCCTGATCGCGCGGCGCCGCGCTGGAGCGAAGGCGAAGGGCACCGAAGGCACCCCCGCGCAAGCCGCGCCGGTCGTCACCGAGACGCCGCCGGACGGCGAGGTGGTCGCGCAGGTGCGCATGCCGCGCAAGGAAGGCGGCGCCAAGGGCCAGGGCCCGCGCCGCAATGCGGGCGGTGCGAAGCGGGAGGGTGGTCAACGCGAAGGCGCGCCCCGCGAGGGCGGACCTCGCGAAGGGCAGCGTGAAGGAGGGCGCGGCGAGCGTCAGCCGCGCGAAGGCAGTCAACGTCAGAATCGCCGTGGTGGAGCAGCACCGGCGGCAGCCGCAACTGAAGCAAGCCCGGACGACCTGTTCTCGTACGTCACTTCGCCCGCATTCGATGCGGACAACAGCGCCACCGGCGGCGTGCGCGCCCCGATGCTGCGCCGTGGCAAGCCGGCCGCGCCCAAGCGTGTCCTCGCCGCGGACGACGACGCGCCCAAGCTGCACAAAGTGCTGGCCGAAGCCGGCATGGGCTCGCGCCGCGACATGGAAGAACTGATCGTCGCCGGTCGCGTGTCGGTGAACGGCGAGCCGGCCCACATCGGCCAGCGCATCATGCCGACCGACCAGGTTCGCATCAACGGCAAGCCGGTCAAGCGCAAGCTGGCCAGCAAGCCGCCGCGCGTGCTGCTGTATCACAAACCGACCGGCGAAATCGTCAGTCACGCCGATCCGGAAGGCCGCCCGTCGGTGTTCGACAAGCTGCCGCCCATGAAGACCGCTAAGTGGCTCGCGGTTGGCCGCCTCGACTTCAACACCGAAGGTCTGCTGATGCTGACCACTTCGGGCGATCTGGCAAACCGTTTCATGCATCCGCGTTACAGCGTCGAGCGTGAATATGCGGTGCGCGTGGTCGGCGAGCTGGCGGAAGGCATGCGTCAGAAGCTGTTGCACGGCGTCGAGCTGGAAGACGGCCCGGCGAATTTCCTGCGCATCCGCGATGGCGGCGGCGAGGGCACTAATCATTGGTATCACGTCGCGCTCGCCGAAGGGCGCAATCGGGAAGTGCGCCGCATGTTCGAGGCAGCCGGCCTGATGGTCAGCCGCCTGATCCGCACGCGTCATGGCCCGATCTCGCTGCCGAAGGGCCTGAAGCGCGGTCGCTGGGAAGAACTCGAAGACAATCAGGTGCGCGCGCTGATGGCGTCGGTCGGCCTGAAGGCGCCGACGGAAGAAAAGGGCGGCCGCAGAGAGGCGCCGGAGCGCAAGCAGCCGGATCCGATGCAAACGTCGATGGGTTTCATTAGCCGCGAACCGGTGCTGATGTCGCATGGCCGTTTCGACCAGCAGCAGCCGCGCGGTCAAGGTCGGCGCGGCGCGGCGGGTGGTGGCTTCGGCGGTGGTGCGGGCGGTGGTGCTGGGTCTGGTTTCGGGGGCGGCTATGGCAACCGCGGCGCTGGCCGCAGTGCCGGCGGCTTCAGCGGTCCGATGGGCGGCGGTGCGGCTGGTCCGCGCGGTGGCCGTGACGTCGACGGCAATCGCGCGCCCTCGGGCAACGGCAATCGTGCGGCTGGCGGTGGTAAGCGCGCCGGCGGCCCGGGCGGCAATCCGGGCGGCGGCCGCGGGCCGGCCGGCAATCGCGGCGGCAACGCCAACCGCGCCGGCGGCGGCAACGCCAACGCGGGCGGCGCCAATCGTGGCGGCGGCGCGCCGCGCGGTCGTTCGCGTGGCCGTTAA
- a CDS encoding pyridoxal phosphate-dependent aminotransferase has product MSESDLPVPSVPNARDAVRALRPSQIREVANAGFGVADVLPFWFGESDRVTPAFIRDAASAALAAGATFYTHNLGIAPLRVALADYVSALHGATLPDHIAVTSAGVNALMLAAQLVVGAGDRVVAVTPLWPNLVEIPKILGAHVETVALGYGERGWQLNLEQLLAALTPDTKMLLVNSPNNPTGWVMSRDEQRAVLAHCRRHGIWIVADEVYERLYYADAEPGAGHAHSRTAPSFLDLATRDERVICVNSFSKAWLMTGWRLGWIVAPTSLMDDLGKLVEYNTSCAPAFVQQAGIAAVQQGERFTQELVLDLRASRDHLVRALSTVPGVDVKAPPGAMYLFFSMPGASRSLELCKAMVRDVGLGVAPGSAFGPQGEGFVRWCYACDTARLDAGVERLKRFLAQPGTH; this is encoded by the coding sequence ATGAGCGAATCGGATCTGCCTGTGCCCTCTGTCCCCAACGCGCGCGATGCGGTGCGCGCACTGCGTCCTTCGCAGATCCGTGAAGTCGCGAATGCCGGTTTCGGCGTCGCGGATGTGCTGCCGTTCTGGTTCGGCGAGTCCGACCGGGTGACCCCGGCCTTCATCCGCGACGCCGCGAGCGCTGCGTTGGCTGCCGGCGCCACCTTCTATACGCACAACCTTGGCATTGCGCCGCTGCGCGTGGCGCTCGCGGATTACGTCAGCGCGTTGCATGGGGCGACGTTGCCCGATCACATCGCCGTGACGAGCGCCGGCGTCAACGCGCTGATGCTGGCCGCGCAGCTGGTCGTGGGCGCGGGTGACCGCGTCGTCGCGGTCACGCCGCTGTGGCCGAATCTGGTTGAGATTCCCAAGATTCTGGGCGCGCATGTGGAAACCGTCGCGTTGGGCTACGGTGAACGTGGCTGGCAACTCAATCTCGAGCAGTTGCTGGCAGCGCTGACGCCGGACACGAAGATGCTGCTGGTCAATTCGCCGAACAATCCGACTGGCTGGGTGATGAGCCGCGACGAGCAGCGCGCCGTGCTGGCGCATTGCCGCCGCCACGGCATCTGGATCGTCGCCGACGAAGTCTACGAGCGTCTTTATTATGCTGACGCCGAGCCCGGCGCCGGCCACGCTCATTCGCGCACGGCGCCGTCGTTTCTCGATCTGGCCACGCGCGACGAGCGCGTGATCTGCGTGAATTCGTTTTCCAAGGCGTGGCTGATGACCGGCTGGCGGCTCGGCTGGATCGTCGCGCCGACGTCGCTGATGGACGATCTGGGCAAGCTCGTCGAATACAACACGTCGTGCGCGCCGGCGTTCGTCCAGCAGGCGGGCATCGCGGCCGTCCAGCAGGGCGAGCGCTTCACTCAGGAACTGGTGCTCGATCTGAGGGCATCGCGCGACCATCTGGTGCGGGCGCTGTCCACGGTGCCGGGCGTGGATGTCAAGGCGCCGCCCGGGGCGATGTATCTGTTTTTCTCGATGCCGGGTGCGTCGCGCAGCCTCGAGCTATGCAAGGCCATGGTGCGCGACGTGGGCCTTGGCGTGGCGCCCGGCAGCGCGTTTGGCCCGCAAGGCGAAGGCTTCGTGCGCTGGTGCTATGCCTGTGACACGGCGCGTCTGGACGCGGGTGTCGAGCGTCTGAAGCGATTCCTGGCGCAACCCGGCACGCATTGA
- the scpB gene encoding SMC-Scp complex subunit ScpB, producing MNTQEAKIVLETALICAQEPLKLGDLRKLFADGVSADTVRNLLEDLKQDWSGRGVELVGLASGWRFQSKPAMRSYLDRLHPEKPPKYSRAVLETLAIIAYRQPVTRGDIEEIRGVTVNTQVVKQLEDRGWIEVIGHRDVPGRPALYATTRQFLDDLGLKALDELPPLADPSAQLNADLLGQHAIEFSEVEAAQALASGEEGALAAPSESTADEAGAAAGESLGEMADRGHVEEAGEAAGSEIAGEHAEAHQTPVAQAQHADPAEASGAVEPAGAAHGMVGMVDIAPAPESHQGAVEVPAGQEHAEAANVETQAGGAEPALNHDPVIRTDPAIPAHDSGGLRDTGHAAEPNPTTAAHGDPDDCRDAAQDAGILTDDEPESRSA from the coding sequence ATGAATACCCAAGAGGCGAAGATCGTCCTCGAGACTGCCTTGATCTGCGCGCAGGAGCCGTTAAAGCTCGGCGATTTGCGCAAGCTCTTTGCCGACGGCGTGTCGGCAGACACTGTTCGGAATTTGCTCGAAGACCTCAAGCAGGATTGGTCCGGGCGCGGTGTGGAGTTGGTCGGGCTGGCGTCGGGCTGGCGATTTCAAAGCAAGCCCGCGATGCGTTCGTACCTGGATCGCCTGCATCCTGAGAAACCGCCGAAATATTCGCGTGCGGTGCTCGAGACGCTCGCGATCATTGCGTACCGGCAACCGGTCACGCGTGGCGATATCGAAGAAATTCGCGGCGTCACGGTGAATACGCAGGTCGTCAAGCAACTCGAGGATCGCGGCTGGATCGAAGTGATCGGCCATCGTGATGTGCCAGGCCGACCGGCGCTGTACGCGACCACGCGGCAATTTCTCGACGACCTCGGTTTGAAGGCGCTCGACGAATTGCCGCCGCTCGCCGATCCGTCGGCGCAGCTGAACGCGGATCTGCTCGGTCAGCATGCGATCGAATTTTCCGAGGTCGAGGCCGCACAGGCGCTGGCTTCGGGTGAAGAGGGTGCGCTCGCCGCGCCGTCGGAATCTACCGCAGACGAGGCAGGCGCTGCAGCGGGCGAATCCCTCGGCGAGATGGCCGATCGCGGTCACGTTGAAGAAGCCGGTGAGGCAGCGGGATCGGAAATCGCCGGCGAGCACGCTGAAGCGCATCAAACGCCGGTCGCTCAGGCGCAGCATGCTGATCCGGCTGAGGCAAGCGGGGCTGTTGAGCCTGCCGGGGCGGCGCATGGCATGGTGGGCATGGTGGATATCGCACCGGCACCCGAGTCGCATCAGGGCGCTGTCGAAGTCCCGGCCGGGCAGGAACATGCCGAAGCGGCAAACGTTGAAACGCAGGCCGGCGGCGCCGAGCCCGCACTGAATCACGATCCGGTCATCCGGACCGATCCGGCAATACCCGCGCACGACTCGGGCGGACTCCGCGATACGGGGCACGCCGCCGAGCCGAACCCGACCACGGCGGCGCACGGCGATCCTGATGATTGCCGCGATGCCGCACAGGACGCAGGCATTCTGACCGACGACGAACCCGAGTCGCGCAGCGCCTGA